ATATAAATGGTATGCATCATAGCATAACCGCAGAAATACTTTCTAAAGAATTTGGCATAGCTGTAAGAAGTGGCTGTTTTTGCGCACAACCTTATGTCCAACAAATATTAAATATTCCAAAAGAAGAAATAGGCTCATATGCAGATAAACCTATGTCTGAAAGACCTGGTATGGTTAGATTAAGTTTTGGTATGTATAATGACATCTACGAAATAGATTTTTTAGTTATGGCTCTTAATAAAATAGTTCAAAACAAGAATAAATATTTAAAAAAATATAGCTAATATGTAACACCTATAAGTTTGTATTATTCCCCATAACTTATAGGTGTTATTTTATACATTTCACTTTTTAATTTTAAAAACTTTATATTTTTACACTATCTACTGCTATTTCTTTTTTGCTTTCACCTACATCTAATTTTAGTAATCTAGCTAAAGACTTAGATGTACTTGCTTGAAATGTTAATGTTATTATTATTGTCGTAAATGTTACTGATGCTATTATATCTGAATTTTGTATATGCATTGTTAATAGCATACCTACTAATGCTGCTGGTATAACTCCTGTTTCTCTAACCCACATAAGATAAATAATTTCTTTTATATTCCACTTTGCTTTTCTATCAAATATAACTGATAAAAATGCTGATACTGGTCTTGAAACAAATATTAATAATGCTACTACCATCAAGTCCTTTGTAAAATATTTAGATAATACTCCAAAATCTATATGACTTCCTAATAAAACAAATATCATCATTCTTAATATTATAGTTAAAACTTCTTTAAATCTAAGATGAGTTTGATTATATTCATCTGGTATGCTGCAATTAATCCTTTTCTTGTTTCCACATACCATACCTATTATAAATACTGCCATAAATCCACTAACGCCTATTTTATCTGCAATTAAATAAGTCCCTATTACTGCTACTATTGATACTTCTGAAGGAAATTCCTTTAAAAACGCATACTTTTCTCCTGATATTAATTTGGTAGAAATATAACCAAATATTCCTCCTATTAAAATTCCTCCTAAAGATGACTTTAATAATTCAAAAACACTTTTGCCTAGTGAAAATTCTCCTCCTGCTATAACCCCTAAAATAGCAAAAGTTACTATTGCAGCCGCAGCATCATTAAATGCTGATTCGGATATTATAGTTTGTTTTAGTTTATTACTCACATTCATATTTTTAAATAAAGGTACCAATACTGATGGATCTGTAGATGATATTATTGCTCCTAATAATAATGCATATATAAAATCTATATTAAATATTTTATAAACAAAAAATCCTGTAATACCTGTAGATATAAAAACTCCTAAAGTTGATAAAAGTAATACAGATACCTTTACTTCATTAAAAACTTTTAAATCAATTTCTCTACCACCATCGTAAAGAATATAAACTGCCCCAAAAGTTAATATTAACTGATTCCCTACAGGGTAAGAATCTATATTTATAAGATTCAATACTTCTGGTCCTAATATAACCCCTGCAACAATAAATAAAACTACATCTGGCAAATTAACCTTTCTACTTATTTTACCAAATACTACTCCAGCTAAAATAACTAATGCAATTAGCCTTAATATATTATTAGCTGATAAAATTACATTTGTTTCCATTTCAAAATCATCTCCAAGCAATTTTTTATATTACTTTATATGTTATATCACCTTTATATTTAAATTACAATATAATTTTCAAAAGTTTTTTGTTAATTATTTCAATTTTTTGTCACTTTTTTAACATTTATGTAGAGTACAATTACATATTATATGTTTATCTATAAAAACTAAAGGAAACCCCTTTATTATATGTTAGGGTTTCCTTTTTGTTGTTATTTAGTTATAAATACCATATATTAAATAGTCTTTAATCCAATTAATTTAGTTCTTTTTTCCCTTAGTTTCAATTTAATATTCCTTATATCCCTTATAATCCAAGCACTTCTGAAATCTCTTTCATGGAATCAAGTGCTAACTCTCCAAACTCTGGGAATTCTATCCCAAGCTTCTCTATAGATTTCATAGCTTCTCTATTTGCTCCTGCTGCAAATCGTTTTTCTTTCATTCTTTTTGTTATGGATTTAACCTTTACACTAGAAATTTTTTTATCTGGATACACTAATGTTATAGCAGTAATAAATCCTGTTATAGGATCTGCTGCATAAATAGCCTGATCCATTTTAGATTTTATTTGTGTTCCTGATTCTTTATTATGGGCACATATAGAATTATACATATCTTCATCTCCAAAGCCTTCAGCCTTAAGAACTTCAACAGTTTTAGGTCCATGAAGGTGAGGATTTTGTACATAATCTACTAAATCCGCATCTAGATCATGTAAAAGTCCTGTTATACCCCATTTATCTATATTTTCTGGATCTAACTTTTTAGCTAAACCTCTCATTACTGCCTCTACAGCATAAGAATGCTTTATCAAATGTTCTGTTTTTAAGTTATTTAATAATAGTTCCTCTGCTTTTTCTCTACTAAACATATGTAATAGCCCCCTTATAAAAATTTTTACTTTAAATTTTATTATATAATAATAACCTACAAATTCAAGTATATTCTATAAATTCAGAAATTTATTTATAAAATTCTAATGAAGCTAAATTTAAAACTTATTAATAAAATAAATCAACTTATAAATATGCTTTTGCATTTGTAGAACTAAAATTAAACCCATTTGATTTTGAAACATCTTCATTAAATCTATTTTTATAAAAATCATAAGCTATATTTCTTAAATTTTTTATTTAAAATTATTTTCATAAGTAGAAAATCTATAAACCATTGAAGAGCGGTTATCCACCAAACATATACTACTGAATATCTTGATTTATATATATAATAATAAATTAAAGGGACTCTTATACACCAACTAGAAATTAAAGTCACAATAAATGGTGTTTTGGCATCTCCTATTCCTTTTAATACATCTTCAACAACAGTGGATGCAGCTATAAATGGTTGTTCTATAGCTCCAACTACCAAACATAAAGTTGCTAATTTTAATACTTTTTTCTCTTTATTACCTACAAAGCATCCTACTAATAAATTAGGCATAAATATAAATATTAAAGAAAATATTAAGGATATACTAACTGCAAATATAAGAGATCTATTTCCACATTTTTTTGCTTCTTTATAATCTCTTTCTCCTATTTTTATTCCTACTAATGTAGTAGCAGCAACCCCTAAAGCTTCACTAGGTATTATAGAAACTGTTTCTATAGTATTAGCTATTTCATTAGCTGAAAAAGAAACACTTCCGATATTTATTATCATAAAAGCACTTAACAATCTACTTATACTATATACAGCCTCTTCTAAGGAGGCTGGTATATACATATTTAAAATATCTTTTATCTTATTTATTTTAAGCAATTTAAATAAATTTATATTACCATGGGATTTCAATTTATTTAACATATATATAAAAGAAAATGTAAAACCTGTTATTTGGGATAGTATAGAAGCTAGAGCTGCTCCAAACACTCCTAAACTTTTTTCTCCCATACCAAATATAAAAATAAAATCTAATATAATTTTGCAGCTACTTATTATTACTGCTGTTAAAAAAGGAATTTTTGTATTTTTATATCCCCTTAATATAGAATTTATAATTTCAGTGTTCATTTTAAAAAAAATTGAAATAGCCATTGTTTTATTAAAAACATTAGCTATTTTAAGTATATCTCCCCTTGCACCTACCATATATAAAATTCTTTCACTTTTATAAAACATAGAATAACTTATAATAAAGGAAATTATGATGCCTAAAAATAAACCACATATAGAATATTGCTGTGCATTTTTATAATTTCTACTTCCTATGCTTCTAGCTATTAGTGAAGTTATAGACACTGCAAGGCCTACAGAAATAAACACATCACAAAGAGTAAAAATAACTCCATTACTTAACCCTACTGCAGTTAAATATTTATTTCCTCCATAATTTCCTATCATCATCATATCAAGTACTACCATTAAATTATACAATGTCATTTCCGCTATAATAGGAATGGATGTATCTAAAATTTCTTTCATTGAGCACTTTTTATTCATATAACCCCTCATAAACATTAATCACATTTATATTTTAAAATTCATTTAATCACTTTTTATATTACTTTATATATTCATATGTACAACTTCTTATGAATAATCCTTATTTTACCTAATCCTTAATAAGTAGGAAAATAATAGATTTAAAATTATAAAATAAATTTTTATTTTTTACTTTTAAGTCCTACAGTATGGTAAGAATAAATTTAATAAAAATAAGATAAAAAATACAAAATTCAGTGTAAAACTCTATTAGTTAAAATCTTTGTATCTTTTATCTTTAAACTTTATATATTACAAAAGAATAGTACAATAATATTTAATATACTATAATAAATATATATTCTTTTTAATAACTCCTATAATATTATTTAATTATATAGAGGTAGTGATAATGATGAAATTATATAAAAAATCCTTAACTATAGTAATATTAATTTTTTTAGTATCCATAATTATTATAGGTATTTTCTCAAAAACTTATATAATAAAAAAATTTAATGCCATAGAAATTGATTACAATGTATCCAAAACCAAACAATTATTGCAATTAATAAATAAGGATATTAAAAATACCTATGATTTAAATAAAGATTATGCTATGTGGGATAATGCTTATAACTTTGTAAATGATAAAAACAATAATTATATAGAAGCTATTCTAAGTGAAAATAATATTTTTGAAAATTTTAACATTGATTTAATACTATTAGTAAATAAGAATAATAATATAATATTAAAGCAGTATTATAATAAAAATCACAAATTAAGCGAAGAAAATATAAATCATATTTCTTCTATTGCTATTTCTAATATAAAAAGCACTCATCCTCTTAAAGGCTTAATAAGACTTGATAATTCATTGTTTTTAATGACATCTTCACCTATTACAGATAGTTTAAATTCTAAATCTCCTAATGGAGCTATGATATTTATTAAATTTTTAGCCAAAGAAAATATTAATAAAATTTATGGATTTAATACTAATTTTCAAATTATAGATTACAAAAATTTAAATTCTGTTGTATATAAAGAAAATAATATATATTTAGTTGAACGTAATAATGAAATACTTGAAGGCTATGGAGTAATAAAAGATATATTTAACAATGATTCCTTTATGTTAAAAACAGATATAAATCGTGATATATATTTTGCTGCCCACAAAAATATTAATTTTTTTATGTTTGCTATATTTATTTTAGGTATTTTTATGAACATACTTTTTATTGAAATTTTAAATAAATTGCTTCTTAAAAGAATTCATACTATAGAAAAAACTTTAAATTATGTATCTAAAACTGCGGATTTATCTGTACGATTAGATACGGAAGGAAATGATGAAATAACAAGTTTGAATAAAAACTTTAATAATATGTTTAATATGTTGGAAACATCACAAGAACAGATTACAGAAAATCAGAAAAAATATAATTATCTTTTTTCTAGTGTTATAACTAACTTTTCCTATAATAAAATAGTAAAAAACAATAACTCTGATATTATAGATTTTAAGATAGTAGAAATAAATAACTACTTTAGTGAATTATTAAATACAGATAAGGAAAGTATAATTGGAGAGAATATTTCTTCTTTTATTCCCTCTATTTTAAATGAAAATCCAATTTTAGCAAAATCTATAAAAACAATTTCTTCTATAGGAGGTAAAGAGACTTTAGAAGAAATTTATATAGAAGAATTACGAAAATGGTTTTCTGCAGTAGTTTATAGTATGGAATTAGACTATTTTGCTCTACTTCTAACAGATATAACTGAAAGTAAAAAAGATAAAGAAAAAATTTTAGGACTAGCCTATTATGATTCTCTTACTGGACTTTCAAATAGAAAAAAAATTATAGAAACTATAAATAAAACTATAGATAATTGTCCAAATAAAAGATTTGCTGTTTTATTTATAGATTTAGATCACTTCAAGTCTATAAATGATACTTTAGGCCATGATGTAGGAGATTATGTTTTGGAAAAGGTTTCTGCTAGATTTAAAATGTTACTAAATCCTAAACATAAGATTGGTAGATTAGGAGGAGACGAATTTATAATTGTACAATATATATCCTCTATCAGTGATGCTGAAAAATTAGCAGGTAAAATATGTACCACTTTAAATCATTCAATAAGATATAAGGAAGATGATTTGTTTATTGGTGCTAGTATTGGTATAAGTGTGTATCCAGATGATGGCAAAGATACCTCTACTCTAATGAAAAATGCAGATGCTGCAATGTATGCAGCAAAGAAAAATGGTGGATATAAATATGAAGTGTATTCTAGAAGAATGAACGAGAGAGCCCTTGACGATTTGATTTTAGAAAATAGATTACGGCGTGCACTGGAAAAAAATGAATTACTAGTATATTTTCAACCTATTTGTAATTTAAAGACAGATAAAATCGTAGCAGTAGAATCTTTAGTTAGATGGAATTTTAATGATAAGATTATAACTCCTAATCAATTTATTCCACTGGCTAAAAATATTGGTGAAATAGCTAATATAGATAATTGGGTATTAAATAAAGCTTGTCGTCAGTGTAATTCATGGCAAAAACATAATAATAAACATTTATATGTATCTGTAAATATATCCTTTAAGCAAATGAAGGATAAAAACTTTATAGATAATGTTTTAAATATACTTAAAACTACCAAATTATCACCTAAATACTTATGCTTAGAAATAACAGAGGATGAAGCTATGGAGGACGTAGATTTAAGCATTAGAACTTTAAAAGCTTTAAAAAAACATGGAATAAAAATATCTTTAGATGATTTTGGAACTGGTTACTCCTCCTTAAGTTATGTAACTAAGTTGCCTATAGATAATATAAAAATAGATAAAAGTATTTTAACAAATGTTCATAGGGACAATAAAAGTTTCCAAATAGTAAAATCAATAATACTTATGTCTAAGAGCTTAGATATAAATGTAGTTGCAGAAGGAGTTGAAACAATCGATCAGCTAGAAATTCTTAAAGAATTAGGTTGCGATTTTATTCAAGGTTTTTATATTTCTAAGCCATTACCTATAAAAACTTTTGAAAGTAATTTTATAATATAATAATATTTTTTAAAAATAATTTTATATTATAATACTGTTCTAAAAGGTTTTTTCAAAAGTCTTTAAAACTTTTACTCCTTTAAATTAAAAATAAATTATATAAAAAATAGATTTAATTTTAAAACAGCAAGTATAAAAAATATATTTTATAAATTTTATATTTACTATCACTAGCGTTCATCAATTAGAAAATATTTTATATTGACATTAAAAAAACTAATCCTAGATTATCTGTATTCTAAATTTAGGATTAGTTTCATTATTATACCTATAAAAAAGGGTATAGAATACCCAAAGCGTTAGCCTGTGGATTTATATGGAGTTTTATGTTTATTTATCCACCTAAAAAATTAGCCCATGAGAATTCTGTTGAATTTATTTTTTTACTTAAACAATGTTTTATTCTACGCTTTATAATGGTTAATCCGAAGGATGTAATAAATTCTTTTTCTATAAGTCTTAGCATTAGGAAAGTCATTATTGCTGATATTATTTGCATCATTACAGCATTTAAACTATGTCCTATAAATCTTTTAATTTTAAGATTTTGTTTTATCCATTTAAAGAAAAGTTCTATTTCCCAACGCTTTTTATATAGCCATGATATTTCTTCAGTGGATAAATTAAATATATTAGTTACAAATGTTATTTCTTTATTTTGAGAATCTACGATTTTTATAACTCTATACTTTTCTTCAGTTTTATAATTATAGTTATGTCCTAAGTAAACAATCTTGTCATAAATTATTTCAGTATCTTTATCTAATAATCTATGATTATCATCACAATAAGTTATATGCAAATTTTTAACTTCACTAGCAAGGGCGTTGTTTTTAAGTCTAGATATGAAATACTTATTATTTTGGGAATACCCATCAAAGCATCGATAATCAACATATGCTCTATCAAAAATATAAATGCAATTTTTTTCAGTTATTAATTGTTCAAGTGGTGATTTATCATGTTCTTTAGCATTAGTTACGACTATTGTTTCAGGAATACCTTTTCCTAAATCAAATTTTGTATGAATTTTAATTCCTGCTTTGGAAGCTCTAAATTCCGCCCATTTAAAATAAGTTATACACGTACTAATAGTTGAAGAATCTATAAGTTTTACAGAACCGAATTTTTTAATTCTTTTATTTGTAGGAATTGAAATAAAAGATTTGATTAAAATACTATTAATTACAGGAAGCAATACAGTATAATTTATTTTGTTGTTATAATTTGATAAACTTCCCAGGCTAACGCCTTTTATTATTTGATTTAAATCAGACTTTGATTGCATAAATTCATAAATATCCCTTAAATAATCTAGCTCTGCTATTTGAAAATAAATCAGAGTTTTAAGGTGATTTTCTATAGTTAAATAATCAATATTTAACTTAAAAGAAGCTATTTTCAAGGATTTCCAATCAATTAGGTCTATAAATTTTTGAAATAACATATTATAATTATCTATATTAATAATCAGCAACCTCCTTGCAGTATATTTTCGGGTAATTATACTAAAGCAAAGGTTGCTGATTTTTTCATTATAAAATTTATGGAAAAATTCCATGAATTTTCATATCTATTTTGTTAATAGTATTTTATTTCCAAATGTTGAACGCTAATGATTTACTATATTAAAATTAAATCTATTTTATTTTTAAATATCTTCTTATTATTTTATACAAATTAAAAAGTTTTAATTCTATATACAGCACATTATATTTAAATAAATTAATTAATACAATATATTGGTATAACTATATTTTAAAATGAATTGTACAATTTTTTTAAAAATAATAAATGAGTTATTATTTGTTAAAACTATACCTTGCCACTTTTTACAACATCAATTTTACTTTTTTTGTACACATAGATTCCTATAACTGTAGTTAGTATAACTAAAATCACAGGTACTATAAATTTTGAAGTTAAAGGATGCATAACATTTCTTCCCATATAAGAATAACATAATGTTTCTGGTATAACTCCTAATAAAGATCCTAAAATAAAATCTTTATATTTCATCTTTGTGAGTCCTGCTGCATAACTTAGAGGGTCAAAAGGAAATATTGGAGGAAACCTTAAGAGAAACATAATTTTAAACCCTTGCTTTCCTATATTATTATCTAATTCTACAGCTTTACCTTTTAAAATCTTATCTACAAAAGATTTTCCTAAAATTCTACTTAGCCAAAAAGCTAAACTTCCAGACAAGAAGAAACCTAACATATTTAATATAAAGCCCTTTACAGTTCCAAATAAAACACCACCTACAAGAGATAACATTGTAGCAGGAACAATAAGAACTAAAGGTTTCAATGCATATACTAACAAGAAGCATATAGTTGAAAACTTTCCATAACTTCTAATATATTTTACTG
Above is a window of Clostridium sporogenes DNA encoding:
- a CDS encoding sodium:proton antiporter, yielding METNVILSANNILRLIALVILAGVVFGKISRKVNLPDVVLFIVAGVILGPEVLNLINIDSYPVGNQLILTFGAVYILYDGGREIDLKVFNEVKVSVLLLSTLGVFISTGITGFFVYKIFNIDFIYALLLGAIISSTDPSVLVPLFKNMNVSNKLKQTIISESAFNDAAAAIVTFAILGVIAGGEFSLGKSVFELLKSSLGGILIGGIFGYISTKLISGEKYAFLKEFPSEVSIVAVIGTYLIADKIGVSGFMAVFIIGMVCGNKKRINCSIPDEYNQTHLRFKEVLTIILRMMIFVLLGSHIDFGVLSKYFTKDLMVVALLIFVSRPVSAFLSVIFDRKAKWNIKEIIYLMWVRETGVIPAALVGMLLTMHIQNSDIIASVTFTTIIITLTFQASTSKSLARLLKLDVGESKKEIAVDSVKI
- a CDS encoding MATE family efflux transporter; protein product: MNKKCSMKEILDTSIPIIAEMTLYNLMVVLDMMMIGNYGGNKYLTAVGLSNGVIFTLCDVFISVGLAVSITSLIARSIGSRNYKNAQQYSICGLFLGIIISFIISYSMFYKSERILYMVGARGDILKIANVFNKTMAISIFFKMNTEIINSILRGYKNTKIPFLTAVIISSCKIILDFIFIFGMGEKSLGVFGAALASILSQITGFTFSFIYMLNKLKSHGNINLFKLLKINKIKDILNMYIPASLEEAVYSISRLLSAFMIINIGSVSFSANEIANTIETVSIIPSEALGVAATTLVGIKIGERDYKEAKKCGNRSLIFAVSISLIFSLIFIFMPNLLVGCFVGNKEKKVLKLATLCLVVGAIEQPFIAASTVVEDVLKGIGDAKTPFIVTLISSWCIRVPLIYYYIYKSRYSVVYVWWITALQWFIDFLLMKIILNKKFKKYSL
- a CDS encoding HD domain-containing protein, which gives rise to MFSREKAEELLLNNLKTEHLIKHSYAVEAVMRGLAKKLDPENIDKWGITGLLHDLDADLVDYVQNPHLHGPKTVEVLKAEGFGDEDMYNSICAHNKESGTQIKSKMDQAIYAADPITGFITAITLVYPDKKISSVKVKSITKRMKEKRFAAGANREAMKSIEKLGIEFPEFGELALDSMKEISEVLGL
- a CDS encoding EAL domain-containing protein, translating into MKLYKKSLTIVILIFLVSIIIIGIFSKTYIIKKFNAIEIDYNVSKTKQLLQLINKDIKNTYDLNKDYAMWDNAYNFVNDKNNNYIEAILSENNIFENFNIDLILLVNKNNNIILKQYYNKNHKLSEENINHISSIAISNIKSTHPLKGLIRLDNSLFLMTSSPITDSLNSKSPNGAMIFIKFLAKENINKIYGFNTNFQIIDYKNLNSVVYKENNIYLVERNNEILEGYGVIKDIFNNDSFMLKTDINRDIYFAAHKNINFFMFAIFILGIFMNILFIEILNKLLLKRIHTIEKTLNYVSKTADLSVRLDTEGNDEITSLNKNFNNMFNMLETSQEQITENQKKYNYLFSSVITNFSYNKIVKNNNSDIIDFKIVEINNYFSELLNTDKESIIGENISSFIPSILNENPILAKSIKTISSIGGKETLEEIYIEELRKWFSAVVYSMELDYFALLLTDITESKKDKEKILGLAYYDSLTGLSNRKKIIETINKTIDNCPNKRFAVLFIDLDHFKSINDTLGHDVGDYVLEKVSARFKMLLNPKHKIGRLGGDEFIIVQYISSISDAEKLAGKICTTLNHSIRYKEDDLFIGASIGISVYPDDGKDTSTLMKNADAAMYAAKKNGGYKYEVYSRRMNERALDDLILENRLRRALEKNELLVYFQPICNLKTDKIVAVESLVRWNFNDKIITPNQFIPLAKNIGEIANIDNWVLNKACRQCNSWQKHNNKHLYVSVNISFKQMKDKNFIDNVLNILKTTKLSPKYLCLEITEDEAMEDVDLSIRTLKALKKHGIKISLDDFGTGYSSLSYVTKLPIDNIKIDKSILTNVHRDNKSFQIVKSIILMSKSLDINVVAEGVETIDQLEILKELGCDFIQGFYISKPLPIKTFESNFII
- a CDS encoding IS4 family transposase, whose amino-acid sequence is MDNYNMLFQKFIDLIDWKSLKIASFKLNIDYLTIENHLKTLIYFQIAELDYLRDIYEFMQSKSDLNQIIKGVSLGSLSNYNNKINYTVLLPVINSILIKSFISIPTNKRIKKFGSVKLIDSSTISTCITYFKWAEFRASKAGIKIHTKFDLGKGIPETIVVTNAKEHDKSPLEQLITEKNCIYIFDRAYVDYRCFDGYSQNNKYFISRLKNNALASEVKNLHITYCDDNHRLLDKDTEIIYDKIVYLGHNYNYKTEEKYRVIKIVDSQNKEITFVTNIFNLSTEEISWLYKKRWEIELFFKWIKQNLKIKRFIGHSLNAVMMQIISAIMTFLMLRLIEKEFITSFGLTIIKRRIKHCLSKKINSTEFSWANFLGG
- a CDS encoding TVP38/TMEM64 family protein, yielding MKNKKDLLKIIGLSLIIIIVAVFLIRHGHTLKKMNIRHTVKYIRSYGKFSTICFLLVYALKPLVLIVPATMLSLVGGVLFGTVKGFILNMLGFFLSGSLAFWLSRILGKSFVDKILKGKAVELDNNIGKQGFKIMFLLRFPPIFPFDPLSYAAGLTKMKYKDFILGSLLGVIPETLCYSYMGRNVMHPLTSKFIVPVILVILTTVIGIYVYKKSKIDVVKSGKV